In Parus major isolate Abel chromosome 19, Parus_major1.1, whole genome shotgun sequence, a genomic segment contains:
- the TEX14 gene encoding inactive serine/threonine-protein kinase TEX14 isoform X1: protein MAHPIPLPFPCPVKLGSIKGDSLEADLHEYVREGNYMKVKKILKKGIFVDAVNSMGQTCLFTAALLGLGKIVDVLLRFGSDANHRCHDGSTPVHAAAFSGKQQILSRLLDEGGDLRVHDKEGKTPQFWALSARKESSAQMLEFIQQCTLHMQAAIWNLPSDLLRKVGSSRALICSPSRFAGLVQGNADNSLGKFLKGHPSVARNIYSFGFGKFYLTGSGHLGYLASLPIIGEKDVIQADDEPAFSYHVGPYMIMTNLVWGGSRVTVKELSFQPQQNCWKLRLADLLLAEQEHSSKLRHPHLLQLMSVCLSSDLERTRLVYERVHFGSLYSILHERRTEFPVLQTETILHILLQIIDALRFLHSRGFIHRSLSSYAIQIVSSGEAKLCNLEYMIESKDSGEHSDLTRIPVPIQLFRWCSPEIILEKPGTVKSDVYSFCAVLQEALTESPPWKGVEDSAVKQLILSGEHLEADVRLPLIYYEVVKSGLEPKQRNRSMKLQDIQYILKNDLKDLVKSESGHAGGIPKAQRSAVLADVNICWASAFSFQKRTVEFQEKEISKAGGFSAPTGSVFPRESSAVVVQEAAASAEPAAQDTSPDVSSEVQTGASHSSESDVDESLCSFEMNEIMASYPEGPQDSLEEGPGLGHAPKDAERQRKEGDQSQWGDEEEEESLGSSMGFTGEDEEEETEEEEEERVREASALSQVRGDAGRRLSSPSQSNQHISKCVLDVKIMQSMVQQAGDCLSRTEEILDRLNAIGEQKKLLQESRMNLLPKESSQGRRWNGPDGPSQSTNKAFSGVDIFLHKAVGPPSRDYIPPPLRCQAPGRDCFQAVPKTAKEREAIQNEKWKSKIAASRCDPGYSRGRGLDDEVSLNQEHFLPHVAARCQKKFNLQCQRGADSHPAARREEEKWCHSKPRAEFCSKKKSEKKRVMQSGWRTEVEQLARRAVSGRLGLSCPYPASECTSESEAESAKETSQQVPAGAPHSQDQQRCGWQPAEGAESWDLGTEGRTESGESDLEPALTSSTGRSCQSPAPDEQAESGTAIPESSVLPQQAEDLSRGHSRELHGSLNSPPDVTEEFFTPDYFLPPALEGRSEAETSNFEGKAEEVCAGFLQKLPGDAASGIQAPGGKILFCSTTPQSSGSNKLGVNQLSQMPGASVDAAREATLWEPQEECQEKDVSVADIQDLSSIPCEQNFQRGVECKTPRLSRAPTSVSTPLGSGERFPLAFEKYKHCREFSSDSSFCASQETSSTVFKTFTTACEGDRSMEIPVVAPRVFPFGLKEPVGLPPVASSLRNTRQEHALSEPLSIDELPPPAQELLDEIEHLKQQDSITPDSEGMGLQDSRAQVNAPDQVTMENRESGKESERNEKINQSLWTKESFNQAEDTERAHSSLDDILERMLHAVPGDEEIQEQPQGHTLGAASLQDPEDAGRKNGVEESGAWAGGRAPGSCAGTSADQHPKDQKFHPHQWLTPAPPFRIIVLDENSLHD, encoded by the exons ATGgctcatcccatccctctcccatTTCCATGCCCAGTCAAGCTTGGAAGTATAAAAGGAGACTCCCTGGAGGCTGACCTTCATGAGTATGTCAGGGAAGGGAACTATATGAAAGTGAAGAAGATTCTGAAAAAAG GAATTTTTGTTGATGCTGTGAATTCCATGGGTCAAACCTGTCTCTTCACTGCTgcgctgctggggctgggtAAAATCGTGGATGTGCTGCTCAGATTTGGCTCAGATGCCAATCA TCGCTGCCACGATGGGAGCACCCCAGTGCACGCAGCTGCATtttcaggaaagcagcagatcCTCAGCAGGTTACTGGATGAAGGAGGAGATCTCAGAGTCCACGACAAAGAGGGCAAAACTCCCCAGTTCTGGGCTTTATCAGCCAGGAAGGAAAGCAGTGCTCAG atgCTGGAATTTATCCAGCAGTGCACACTGCACATGCAAGCTGCAATTTGGAACCTTCCCTCAGATCTGCTCAGGAAAGTTGGCTCCTCAAGGGCCTTGATCTGCAGCCCCTCGAGGTTTGCTGGCCTTGTCCAAGG AAATGCTGATAATTCACTGGGAAAATTCCTGAAAGGACACCCCAGTGTGGCCAGGAACATTTACAGCTTTGGTTTTGGGAAG TTCTATCTCACAGGCAGTGGCCACCTGGGCTACCTGGCCTCTCTCCCAATTATTGGGGAGAAAGATGTGATTCAGGCTGATGATGAACCAGCATTTTCTTACCACGTGGGGCCCTACATGATCATGACCAA CTTGGTGTGGGGAGGCAGCAGAGTGACAGTGAAGGAGCTGAgcttccagccccagcagaacTGCTGGAAGCTGCGCCTGGCTGATCtcctcctggcagagcaggaacacagcAG CAAACTCCGCCACCCTCACTTGCTGCAGCTGATGTCTGTTTGTCTGTCCAGTGACCTGGAGAGAACTCGTTTGGTCTATGAGAGGGTTCACTTTGGCTCTCTCTACAGCATCCTCCATGAAAGG CGTACAgaattcccagtgctgcagacagagaCCATTTTGCACATTTTGCTCCAGATCATCGATGCTCTGCGTTTCCTGCACTCCCGGGGATTTATCCACCGCTCCCTCTCCTCCTATGCCATCCAAATTGTGTCCTCTGGGGAGGCCAAGCTCTGCAACCTGGAGTACATGATAGAGAG cAAGGACAGTGGAGAACACAGTGACCTGACCCGAATTCCTGTCCCAATCCAGCTGTTCCGCTGGTGTTCCCCTGAAATAATCCTGGAGAAGCCTGGGACAGTTAAATCAGATGTTTACAGCttctgtgcagtgctgcaggaagccTTGACAG AGAGCCCTCCATGGAAGGGTGTGGAAGACTCAGCTGTTAAGCAGCTCATCCTTTCAGGGGAGCACCTGGAAGCAGATGTCAGGCTCCCCCTGATCTATTATGAAGTTGTCAAGTCAGGGCTGGAACCCAAACAGAGGAACCGCTCCATGAAACTTCAGGATATTCAATATATCCTGAAAAATGACTTAAAG GATTTGGTTAAGTCTGAAAGTGGCCATGCTGGTGGAATACCCAAAGCACAGAGATCTGCTGTTCTTGCAGATGTGAACATCTGCTGGGCATCAGCTTTTAGCTTCCAGAAGAGGACAGTggaattccaggaaaaagaGATAAGCAAGGCTG GTGGCTTTTCTGCCCCCACAGGCTCTGTTTTCCCCagggagagcagtgctgtggtggtgcaggaggcagcagccagcGCAGAGCCAGCTGCACAGGACACAAGCCCCGATGTCTCCTCTGAAGTGCAGACAGGAGCTTCTCACTCCAGTGAGAGTGATGTGGATGAGAGCCTGTGCAGCTTTGAGATGAATGAAATCATGGCCAGTTATCCAGAAGGTCCCCAAGACTCCCTGGAAGAAGGACCTGGATTAGGCCACGCTCCAAAGGATGCAGAAAGGCAGCGAAAGGAAGGAGATCAGAGCCAGTGgggggatgaggaggaagaggaatcCCTGGGGTCCAGCATGGGGTTCActggagaggatgaggaggaggaaacggaggaagaagaagaggaaagggtGAGAGAAGcctcagccctgtcccaggTGAGAGGAGATgctggcaggaggctgagcaGCCCTTCCCAAAGCAACCAGCACATCAGCAAGTGCGTCCTTGACGTCAAGATCATGCAGAGCAtggtgcagcaggcaggagattGCCTGAGCAGGACAGAGGAGATCCTGGACAGGCTCAATGCCATAGGAGAGCAGAAGAAGctgctccaggaaagcaggatgAATCTGCTTCCTAAGGAAAGTTCTCAAGGAAGACGCTGGAATGGGCCTGATGGGCCTTCCCAAAGTACCAATAAAGCTTTTTCTGGAGTTGATATTTTTTTACACAAGGCTGTAGGTCCACCATCCAGGGACTACATTCCACCACCATTAAGGTGTCAGGCACCAGGCAGAGACTGCTTCCAGGCTGTTCCCAAGACAGCCAAGGAAAGAGAGGCAATTCAAAATGAGAAGTGGAAGAGCAAAATTGCAGCCAGCCGTTGTGATCCAGGCTACAGCAGGGGCAGAGGCCTGGATGATGAAGTGAGCCTGAACCAGGAG catttcctcCCACACGTGGCTGCGAGGTGCCAAAAAAAGTTCAACTTGCAGTGTCAGAGAGGAGCTGATTCACATCCTGCAGcaagaagggaagaggagaagtG GTGCCATTCAAAACCAAGGGCTGaattctgcagcaaaaaaaagagtgagaagAAGAGGGTGATGCAGTCAGGATGGAGGA CTGAAGTGGAGCAGTTGGCCAGAAGAGCGGTCTCAGGACGGCTGGGGCTCAGCTGTCCGTACCCTGCCAGTGAATGCACGTCTGAAAGTGAAGCAGAAAGTGCCAAGGAAACCtcccagcaggtccctgctggagccccacacagccaggaCCAGCAGAGGTGTGGCTGGCAGCCAGCTGAGGGTGCTGAGTCCTGGGACCTGGGCACTGAGGGTAGAACTGAGTCTGGGGAGAGCGATCTGGAGCCTGCGCTCACGAGTTCCACAG GGAGGAGCTGCCAGTCCCCAGCACCAGATGAGCAAGCAGAGTCTGGAACAGCCATTCCTGAGAGTTCAGTCCTTCCTCAGCAAGCTGAGGATCTCTCTAGG GGACATTCAAGGGAATTACATGGTTCTCTTAACTCACCTCCTGATGTGACTGAAGAATTCTTCACTCCTGattatttccttcctcctgctcttgaGGGAAGGTCAGAAGCAGAg ACCTCAAATTTTGAGGGCAAAGCAGAAGAAGTTTGTGCAggatttttacagaaattaccTGGAGATGCAGCATCAGGAATTCAGGCTCCAG gaggaaaaatactATTCTGCAGCACAACACCACAGAGCAGTGGCAGTAACAAGCTGGGAGTGAATCAGCTGAGCCAAATGCCTGGAGCCAG TGTGGATGCAGCACGAGAAGCGACACTGTGGGAGCCACAGGAAGAATGCCAAGAAAAAGATGT ATCAGTGGCAGATATTCAGGATTTGTCCAGCATCCCCTGTGAGCAGAACTTCCAGAGGGGTGTGGAGTGTAAAACACCCCGGCTGAGCCGCGCTCCCACCAGTGTCAGCACCCCCCTGGGCTCAG gGGAAAGATTTCCATTAGCCTTTGAGAAATACAAACACTGCCGTGAATTTTCTTCAGATTCTTCCTTTTGTGCCTCTCAAGAAACCTCCTCCACAGTGTTCAAGACTTTCACCACAGCCTGTGAAGGGGACAGGAGCATGGAAATTCCAGTGGTGGCTCCAAGAGTTTTCCCATTTGGACTGAAGGAGCCT GTTGGGTTGCCACCAGTTGCTTCATCCCTGAGAAACACCAGGCAGGAACATG CACTCTCAGAGCCCCTCTCCATTGATGAGCTGCCTCCACCAGCCCAAGAGCTGCTGGATGAAATTG AACACTTAAAGCAGCAAGATTCCATCACTCCAGACTCGGAAGGGATGGGATTGCAAGACTCCAGAGCACAAGTGAATG CTCCTGATCAAGTTACAATGGAAAACAGAGAGTCAGGAAAAGAATCTGAGAGAAATGAGAAGATAAATCAGAGTTTATGGACTAAGGAGTCATTTAATCAAGCAGAGGATACAGAAAG GGCTCACTCCAGTCTGGATGATATTTTGGAAAGAATGCTCCACGCAGTTCCTGGAGATGAGGAGATCCAAGAACAACCTCAGGGACACACTCTTGG GGCTGCCAGCCTGCAGGATCCAGAAGATGCTGGAAGGAAGAATGGAGTAGAGGAGAGTGGAGCctgggctggaggcagagcaCCAGGAAGCTGTGCAGGGACTTCAGCAG ACCAGCACCCCAAAGATCAGAAATTCCACCCCCATCAGTGGCTGACTCCAGCTCCACCCTTCAG GATAATTGTTTTGGATGAGAACTCTCTCCATGATTAA
- the TEX14 gene encoding inactive serine/threonine-protein kinase TEX14 isoform X4, whose amino-acid sequence MAHPIPLPFPCPVKLGSIKGDSLEADLHEYVREGNYMKVKKILKKGIFVDAVNSMGQTCLFTAALLGLGKIVDVLLRFGSDANHRCHDGSTPVHAAAFSGKQQILSRLLDEGGDLRVHDKEGKTPQFWALSARKESSAQMLEFIQQCTLHMQAAIWNLPSDLLRKVGSSRALICSPSRFAGLVQGNADNSLGKFLKGHPSVARNIYSFGFGKFYLTGSGHLGYLASLPIIGEKDVIQADDEPAFSYHVGPYMIMTNLVWGGSRVTVKELSFQPQQNCWKLRLADLLLAEQEHSSKLRHPHLLQLMSVCLSSDLERTRLVYERVHFGSLYSILHERRTEFPVLQTETILHILLQIIDALRFLHSRGFIHRSLSSYAIQIVSSGEAKLCNLEYMIESKDSGEHSDLTRIPVPIQLFRWCSPEIILEKPGTVKSDVYSFCAVLQEALTESPPWKGVEDSAVKQLILSGEHLEADVRLPLIYYEVVKSGLEPKQRNRSMKLQDIQYILKNDLKDLVKSESGHAGGIPKAQRSAVLADVNICWASAFSFQKRTVEFQEKEISKAGGFSAPTGSVFPRESSAVVVQEAAASAEPAAQDTSPDVSSEVQTGASHSSESDVDESLCSFEMNEIMASYPEGPQDSLEEGPGLGHAPKDAERQRKEGDQSQWGDEEEEESLGSSMGFTGEDEEEETEEEEEERVREASALSQVRGDAGRRLSSPSQSNQHISKCVLDVKIMQSMVQQAGDCLSRTEEILDRLNAIGEQKKLLQESRMNLLPKESSQGRRWNGPDGPSQSTNKAFSGVDIFLHKAVGPPSRDYIPPPLRCQAPGRDCFQAVPKTAKEREAIQNEKWKSKIAASRCDPGYSRGRGLDDEVSLNQEHFLPHVAARCQKKFNLQCQRGADSHPAARREEEKWCHSKPRAEFCSKKKSEKKRVMQSGWRTEVEQLARRAVSGRLGLSCPYPASECTSESEAESAKETSQQVPAGAPHSQDQQRCGWQPAEGAESWDLGTEGRTESGESDLEPALTSSTGRSCQSPAPDEQAESGTAIPESSVLPQQAEDLSRGHSRELHGSLNSPPDVTEEFFTPDYFLPPALEGRSEAETSNFEGKAEEVCAGFLQKLPGDAASGIQAPGGKILFCSTTPQSSGSNKLGVNQLSQMPGASVDAAREATLWEPQEECQEKDVSVADIQDLSSIPCEQNFQRGVECKTPRLSRAPTSVSTPLGSGERFPLAFEKYKHCREFSSDSSFCASQETSSTVFKTFTTACEGDRSMEIPVVAPRVFPFGLKEPVGLPPVASSLRNTRQEHALSEPLSIDELPPPAQELLDEIEHLKQQDSITPDSEGMGLQDSRAQVNAPDQVTMENRESGKESERNEKINQSLWTKESFNQAEDTERAHSSLDDILERMLHAVPGDEEIQEQPQGHTLGPAPQRSEIPPPSVADSSSTLQDNCFG is encoded by the exons ATGgctcatcccatccctctcccatTTCCATGCCCAGTCAAGCTTGGAAGTATAAAAGGAGACTCCCTGGAGGCTGACCTTCATGAGTATGTCAGGGAAGGGAACTATATGAAAGTGAAGAAGATTCTGAAAAAAG GAATTTTTGTTGATGCTGTGAATTCCATGGGTCAAACCTGTCTCTTCACTGCTgcgctgctggggctgggtAAAATCGTGGATGTGCTGCTCAGATTTGGCTCAGATGCCAATCA TCGCTGCCACGATGGGAGCACCCCAGTGCACGCAGCTGCATtttcaggaaagcagcagatcCTCAGCAGGTTACTGGATGAAGGAGGAGATCTCAGAGTCCACGACAAAGAGGGCAAAACTCCCCAGTTCTGGGCTTTATCAGCCAGGAAGGAAAGCAGTGCTCAG atgCTGGAATTTATCCAGCAGTGCACACTGCACATGCAAGCTGCAATTTGGAACCTTCCCTCAGATCTGCTCAGGAAAGTTGGCTCCTCAAGGGCCTTGATCTGCAGCCCCTCGAGGTTTGCTGGCCTTGTCCAAGG AAATGCTGATAATTCACTGGGAAAATTCCTGAAAGGACACCCCAGTGTGGCCAGGAACATTTACAGCTTTGGTTTTGGGAAG TTCTATCTCACAGGCAGTGGCCACCTGGGCTACCTGGCCTCTCTCCCAATTATTGGGGAGAAAGATGTGATTCAGGCTGATGATGAACCAGCATTTTCTTACCACGTGGGGCCCTACATGATCATGACCAA CTTGGTGTGGGGAGGCAGCAGAGTGACAGTGAAGGAGCTGAgcttccagccccagcagaacTGCTGGAAGCTGCGCCTGGCTGATCtcctcctggcagagcaggaacacagcAG CAAACTCCGCCACCCTCACTTGCTGCAGCTGATGTCTGTTTGTCTGTCCAGTGACCTGGAGAGAACTCGTTTGGTCTATGAGAGGGTTCACTTTGGCTCTCTCTACAGCATCCTCCATGAAAGG CGTACAgaattcccagtgctgcagacagagaCCATTTTGCACATTTTGCTCCAGATCATCGATGCTCTGCGTTTCCTGCACTCCCGGGGATTTATCCACCGCTCCCTCTCCTCCTATGCCATCCAAATTGTGTCCTCTGGGGAGGCCAAGCTCTGCAACCTGGAGTACATGATAGAGAG cAAGGACAGTGGAGAACACAGTGACCTGACCCGAATTCCTGTCCCAATCCAGCTGTTCCGCTGGTGTTCCCCTGAAATAATCCTGGAGAAGCCTGGGACAGTTAAATCAGATGTTTACAGCttctgtgcagtgctgcaggaagccTTGACAG AGAGCCCTCCATGGAAGGGTGTGGAAGACTCAGCTGTTAAGCAGCTCATCCTTTCAGGGGAGCACCTGGAAGCAGATGTCAGGCTCCCCCTGATCTATTATGAAGTTGTCAAGTCAGGGCTGGAACCCAAACAGAGGAACCGCTCCATGAAACTTCAGGATATTCAATATATCCTGAAAAATGACTTAAAG GATTTGGTTAAGTCTGAAAGTGGCCATGCTGGTGGAATACCCAAAGCACAGAGATCTGCTGTTCTTGCAGATGTGAACATCTGCTGGGCATCAGCTTTTAGCTTCCAGAAGAGGACAGTggaattccaggaaaaagaGATAAGCAAGGCTG GTGGCTTTTCTGCCCCCACAGGCTCTGTTTTCCCCagggagagcagtgctgtggtggtgcaggaggcagcagccagcGCAGAGCCAGCTGCACAGGACACAAGCCCCGATGTCTCCTCTGAAGTGCAGACAGGAGCTTCTCACTCCAGTGAGAGTGATGTGGATGAGAGCCTGTGCAGCTTTGAGATGAATGAAATCATGGCCAGTTATCCAGAAGGTCCCCAAGACTCCCTGGAAGAAGGACCTGGATTAGGCCACGCTCCAAAGGATGCAGAAAGGCAGCGAAAGGAAGGAGATCAGAGCCAGTGgggggatgaggaggaagaggaatcCCTGGGGTCCAGCATGGGGTTCActggagaggatgaggaggaggaaacggaggaagaagaagaggaaagggtGAGAGAAGcctcagccctgtcccaggTGAGAGGAGATgctggcaggaggctgagcaGCCCTTCCCAAAGCAACCAGCACATCAGCAAGTGCGTCCTTGACGTCAAGATCATGCAGAGCAtggtgcagcaggcaggagattGCCTGAGCAGGACAGAGGAGATCCTGGACAGGCTCAATGCCATAGGAGAGCAGAAGAAGctgctccaggaaagcaggatgAATCTGCTTCCTAAGGAAAGTTCTCAAGGAAGACGCTGGAATGGGCCTGATGGGCCTTCCCAAAGTACCAATAAAGCTTTTTCTGGAGTTGATATTTTTTTACACAAGGCTGTAGGTCCACCATCCAGGGACTACATTCCACCACCATTAAGGTGTCAGGCACCAGGCAGAGACTGCTTCCAGGCTGTTCCCAAGACAGCCAAGGAAAGAGAGGCAATTCAAAATGAGAAGTGGAAGAGCAAAATTGCAGCCAGCCGTTGTGATCCAGGCTACAGCAGGGGCAGAGGCCTGGATGATGAAGTGAGCCTGAACCAGGAG catttcctcCCACACGTGGCTGCGAGGTGCCAAAAAAAGTTCAACTTGCAGTGTCAGAGAGGAGCTGATTCACATCCTGCAGcaagaagggaagaggagaagtG GTGCCATTCAAAACCAAGGGCTGaattctgcagcaaaaaaaagagtgagaagAAGAGGGTGATGCAGTCAGGATGGAGGA CTGAAGTGGAGCAGTTGGCCAGAAGAGCGGTCTCAGGACGGCTGGGGCTCAGCTGTCCGTACCCTGCCAGTGAATGCACGTCTGAAAGTGAAGCAGAAAGTGCCAAGGAAACCtcccagcaggtccctgctggagccccacacagccaggaCCAGCAGAGGTGTGGCTGGCAGCCAGCTGAGGGTGCTGAGTCCTGGGACCTGGGCACTGAGGGTAGAACTGAGTCTGGGGAGAGCGATCTGGAGCCTGCGCTCACGAGTTCCACAG GGAGGAGCTGCCAGTCCCCAGCACCAGATGAGCAAGCAGAGTCTGGAACAGCCATTCCTGAGAGTTCAGTCCTTCCTCAGCAAGCTGAGGATCTCTCTAGG GGACATTCAAGGGAATTACATGGTTCTCTTAACTCACCTCCTGATGTGACTGAAGAATTCTTCACTCCTGattatttccttcctcctgctcttgaGGGAAGGTCAGAAGCAGAg ACCTCAAATTTTGAGGGCAAAGCAGAAGAAGTTTGTGCAggatttttacagaaattaccTGGAGATGCAGCATCAGGAATTCAGGCTCCAG gaggaaaaatactATTCTGCAGCACAACACCACAGAGCAGTGGCAGTAACAAGCTGGGAGTGAATCAGCTGAGCCAAATGCCTGGAGCCAG TGTGGATGCAGCACGAGAAGCGACACTGTGGGAGCCACAGGAAGAATGCCAAGAAAAAGATGT ATCAGTGGCAGATATTCAGGATTTGTCCAGCATCCCCTGTGAGCAGAACTTCCAGAGGGGTGTGGAGTGTAAAACACCCCGGCTGAGCCGCGCTCCCACCAGTGTCAGCACCCCCCTGGGCTCAG gGGAAAGATTTCCATTAGCCTTTGAGAAATACAAACACTGCCGTGAATTTTCTTCAGATTCTTCCTTTTGTGCCTCTCAAGAAACCTCCTCCACAGTGTTCAAGACTTTCACCACAGCCTGTGAAGGGGACAGGAGCATGGAAATTCCAGTGGTGGCTCCAAGAGTTTTCCCATTTGGACTGAAGGAGCCT GTTGGGTTGCCACCAGTTGCTTCATCCCTGAGAAACACCAGGCAGGAACATG CACTCTCAGAGCCCCTCTCCATTGATGAGCTGCCTCCACCAGCCCAAGAGCTGCTGGATGAAATTG AACACTTAAAGCAGCAAGATTCCATCACTCCAGACTCGGAAGGGATGGGATTGCAAGACTCCAGAGCACAAGTGAATG CTCCTGATCAAGTTACAATGGAAAACAGAGAGTCAGGAAAAGAATCTGAGAGAAATGAGAAGATAAATCAGAGTTTATGGACTAAGGAGTCATTTAATCAAGCAGAGGATACAGAAAG GGCTCACTCCAGTCTGGATGATATTTTGGAAAGAATGCTCCACGCAGTTCCTGGAGATGAGGAGATCCAAGAACAACCTCAGGGACACACTCTTGG ACCAGCACCCCAAAGATCAGAAATTCCACCCCCATCAGTGGCTGACTCCAGCTCCACCCTTCAG GATAATTGTTTTGGATGA